In the Solibacillus sp. FSL K6-1523 genome, one interval contains:
- the accC gene encoding acetyl-CoA carboxylase biotin carboxylase subunit, protein MKKVLIANRGEIAVRIIRACKELGIQTVAVYSEADADALHVKLADEAYCIGPKLSKDSYLSFPAVLGVAQKTGVDGIHPGYGFLAENAAFAEACENAGIKFIGPSSDAIKIMGIKDVARDTMEAANVPLVPGTGIVPDIETGKEWAAKIGYPVIIKATAGGGGKGIRVARTEEDLIKGIDITQKEAAAAFGNPGVYLEKFIEYFRHCEIQVLADSHGNVVHLGERDCTVQRRMQKLVEEAPSPALSEERRAEMGEAAVKAAKACNYEGAGTIEFIYDYQADKFYFMEMNTRIQVEHTITEMITGVDLVQQQLKIAGGAELPFQQEDITINGWAIECRINAENAYKNFMPSAGTVDTYVVPGGYGVRVDSAVYAGYTIPPFYDSMVAKLIVHADTRAEAIAKMNRALSEFEVAGPGIHTTIPFHEALMNNDVFQSAKFNTKFLEENDILGTSVKA, encoded by the coding sequence ATGAAAAAAGTATTAATTGCAAACCGTGGTGAAATTGCAGTACGTATTATTCGTGCTTGTAAGGAACTAGGTATTCAAACTGTAGCAGTATATTCTGAAGCTGATGCAGATGCATTACATGTAAAATTAGCGGACGAGGCATATTGCATTGGTCCTAAATTATCAAAAGATTCTTATTTGAGTTTCCCAGCTGTTTTAGGCGTTGCGCAAAAAACAGGTGTTGACGGGATTCACCCTGGCTATGGTTTCTTAGCTGAAAACGCTGCATTTGCAGAAGCATGTGAAAATGCAGGTATTAAATTTATCGGTCCATCATCTGATGCGATTAAGATCATGGGGATTAAAGACGTGGCACGCGACACAATGGAAGCGGCAAACGTTCCTTTAGTACCAGGTACAGGGATCGTTCCTGATATCGAAACAGGTAAAGAATGGGCTGCAAAAATCGGTTACCCAGTCATCATTAAAGCAACTGCTGGTGGTGGCGGTAAAGGGATTCGCGTAGCACGTACGGAAGAAGACCTTATTAAAGGCATCGACATTACACAAAAAGAAGCGGCTGCGGCATTCGGTAACCCAGGCGTATACTTAGAAAAATTTATCGAGTATTTCCGTCACTGTGAAATTCAAGTGCTTGCAGATAGTCACGGCAATGTTGTTCACCTTGGTGAGCGTGACTGTACGGTTCAACGCCGTATGCAAAAACTTGTTGAAGAAGCGCCATCACCGGCTTTATCGGAAGAGCGTCGTGCAGAGATGGGTGAAGCTGCTGTTAAAGCGGCAAAAGCTTGTAACTATGAAGGTGCAGGTACAATCGAGTTCATCTATGATTACCAAGCGGATAAATTCTACTTCATGGAAATGAATACGCGTATTCAAGTGGAACATACGATTACTGAAATGATTACGGGTGTTGACTTAGTGCAACAACAATTAAAAATTGCTGGAGGCGCTGAGCTACCATTCCAACAAGAAGATATCACAATTAATGGTTGGGCAATCGAATGCCGTATCAATGCTGAAAATGCATACAAAAACTTTATGCCTTCAGCTGGTACAGTAGATACTTACGTAGTACCAGGTGGTTACGGAGTACGTGTGGATTCTGCTGTTTATGCAGGTTATACAATCCCACCATTCTATGATTCAATGGTTGCAAAACTAATTGTTCATGCGGATACTCGTGCAGAAGCAATCGCGAAAATGAACCGCGCATTATCAGAATTTGAAGTAGCTGGACCTGGAATTCACACAACAATTCCTTTCCACGAAGCTTTAATGAATAATGACGTATTCCAATCAGCGAAATTCAACACGAAATTCCTTGAAGAGAATGATATTTTAGGTACATCTGTTAAGGCTTAA
- the accB gene encoding acetyl-CoA carboxylase biotin carboxyl carrier protein, whose product MFKVQEIREIIKLVDASSIDEFVYEADGAKVKLKKNSGVTEVVAPKQVVAAPAPVAVVAAPVAAPKVEAPVEVVAPVADTTDLHKITSPMVGTFYQSPNPESPAFVKVGDKVGDESIVCIVEAMKLFNEIEAEIKGEIVEVLVKDGQLVEYGQPLFLVKAE is encoded by the coding sequence ATGTTCAAAGTTCAAGAGATTAGAGAGATTATTAAATTAGTAGATGCGTCATCTATTGATGAATTTGTTTATGAAGCAGACGGGGCAAAAGTAAAGCTTAAGAAAAATAGCGGAGTTACAGAAGTAGTAGCACCAAAACAAGTAGTAGCAGCACCGGCTCCAGTAGCGGTAGTAGCAGCACCAGTAGCAGCACCAAAAGTGGAAGCACCAGTAGAAGTAGTAGCACCAGTAGCTGACACAACTGATTTACACAAAATCACTTCTCCGATGGTTGGGACATTCTATCAATCGCCAAACCCAGAATCACCTGCATTTGTTAAAGTGGGCGATAAAGTAGGCGACGAGTCAATCGTATGTATCGTTGAAGCGATGAAATTATTCAACGAGATTGAAGCTGAAATTAAAGGTGAAATCGTAGAAGTTTTAGTTAAAGATGGCCAATTAGTAGAATATGGTCAACCTCTATTCCTAGTAAAAGCTGAATAA
- a CDS encoding SpoIIIAH-like family protein — MKVKKRTVWFLTLFSLVAVIGVYYAVDGNRTGNMLAIFTSDTLDETDILGVTTDVTKTVNSESDLFQEMRLELSNKRSQLREQLTLKTASSEYTAEQKSAAFDEMEQLINRESSEATLEMLVKSFGYDDALVRIEDEKVAVTVMSDENSTKLADEIIHLIKTEVDENVKVTVDIKPFY; from the coding sequence ATGAAGGTAAAAAAACGTACAGTATGGTTTTTAACATTATTTAGTTTAGTGGCGGTAATTGGTGTGTATTATGCTGTAGATGGCAACAGAACAGGAAATATGCTTGCGATTTTTACAAGTGATACGTTAGATGAAACGGATATTTTAGGGGTTACTACAGACGTTACAAAAACAGTGAACTCAGAAAGTGATCTATTCCAAGAAATGCGTTTAGAATTAAGCAATAAAAGAAGCCAATTACGCGAACAGTTAACATTAAAAACGGCGTCCTCAGAATATACTGCCGAACAAAAAAGTGCAGCATTTGATGAAATGGAGCAGCTTATTAATCGAGAATCATCAGAGGCGACGTTAGAAATGCTTGTCAAATCATTCGGATACGACGACGCATTAGTCCGCATTGAGGATGAGAAAGTAGCGGTTACCGTGATGTCTGACGAAAACTCTACGAAACTAGCAGATGAAATTATTCACTTAATTAAAACGGAAGTAGATGAAAACGTAAAGGTAACAGTGGACATTAAGCCATTTTATTGA
- a CDS encoding stage III sporulation protein AE, translated as MDYFLSMFSQPIQSILTSISFVVLYILLYLLLIAVLPQHTAIIEQLFILLFIVTFAQKIMDAFLVLSELITVLQSFFILMIPIISTMLIAVSTIFTFIAWNPVIIMVIHFLLFICTKLLIPSLLIALFLDVCTKVYPAISFSKAADLIRSSSLSIIVASVLALTSILSFSGVAFFQLNDAVKSPIKKLVEQNIPLIGNLIVEGLSLFQKTQSTISTVFGITFLAIVWSAAFYPAMTLLLHALMFKFIGALVEPFSNTRISSLFDDVGKTLMVLCAIALLLGFSIIFIVMLCIVLMQLSFGGNT; from the coding sequence ATGGATTATTTTCTATCAATGTTTTCGCAACCGATTCAGTCAATCCTAACATCGATCTCATTCGTAGTCCTCTATATTTTACTCTATTTGCTACTAATTGCTGTTTTACCACAGCATACGGCGATTATCGAACAATTATTTATACTCCTCTTCATCGTGACATTCGCACAAAAAATTATGGATGCATTCCTCGTATTAAGTGAACTAATCACGGTGCTTCAAAGTTTTTTTATCCTAATGATTCCAATTATTTCGACCATGCTCATTGCGGTTTCAACGATTTTTACCTTTATTGCTTGGAATCCCGTCATCATAATGGTTATTCATTTTTTATTATTTATTTGTACGAAACTATTAATCCCATCGCTTTTGATTGCGCTATTTTTGGATGTTTGTACAAAAGTTTATCCAGCTATTTCATTCTCAAAAGCGGCTGATCTCATTCGGTCCTCATCTCTAAGCATAATTGTAGCTTCTGTTCTAGCACTCACGTCGATTTTATCTTTTTCTGGGGTGGCCTTTTTTCAATTAAATGATGCGGTGAAATCTCCTATAAAAAAATTAGTAGAACAAAATATACCCCTCATCGGCAATTTGATTGTAGAAGGGCTGTCTTTATTTCAAAAAACGCAATCAACCATATCGACTGTTTTCGGCATTACTTTTTTGGCAATTGTTTGGAGTGCGGCGTTTTATCCAGCAATGACGCTTTTACTGCATGCACTCATGTTTAAATTCATCGGGGCGCTCGTGGAACCTTTTTCGAATACACGGATCAGCAGTTTGTTTGATGATGTCGGTAAAACTTTGATGGTGCTCTGTGCAATCGCATTGTTACTCGGTTTTTCGATTATTTTTATTGTGATGCTCTGTATTGTTTTAATGCAGCTTTCATTTGGAGGTAACACATGA
- a CDS encoding pyruvate formate-lyase — translation MSILFASVIFLLLLQLIKQSMDRLHAIILIVFFFIFAQFVIRRQLIPSWQLLEETFRKAPYTKGLLFTAFLLILSDLFCELLAQMEYDAFATVVKLSIRLTLVGYWFNELQPAFKSVLELLERLQ, via the coding sequence ATGAGTATACTATTTGCAAGTGTCATCTTTTTATTGCTCCTTCAGCTGATTAAACAATCTATGGACAGGCTTCATGCGATTATTCTCATCGTCTTTTTTTTTATATTTGCTCAATTCGTTATTCGACGACAGCTCATCCCGTCCTGGCAATTACTAGAGGAAACATTTAGGAAAGCCCCTTATACAAAAGGACTTTTATTCACCGCATTTTTATTAATTTTAAGTGATTTATTTTGTGAACTGTTAGCGCAAATGGAATATGATGCATTTGCTACTGTTGTGAAGCTGTCCATTCGATTAACTTTAGTTGGGTATTGGTTTAATGAATTACAACCAGCGTTTAAATCCGTCTTGGAATTGCTAGAGAGGTTACAATAA
- a CDS encoding stage III sporulation protein AC, whose product MELQDVLRVAGVGLVIALLHIFFEQLGKKEFSFFLFFVAYLYITVELIRFLRLFFNEIVVFFQWLSVIS is encoded by the coding sequence TTGGAATTGCAAGATGTGCTTCGAGTAGCAGGAGTAGGTTTAGTCATAGCACTTCTTCATATATTCTTTGAACAGCTAGGAAAAAAGGAGTTTTCATTTTTTTTATTCTTTGTAGCGTATCTGTATATAACAGTAGAATTAATACGATTTTTACGGTTGTTCTTTAATGAAATCGTCGTATTTTTTCAATGGTTATCTGTCATTAGTTAA
- a CDS encoding NAD(P)H-dependent flavin oxidoreductase, producing the protein MIQNFALRKPVIQAPMAGVTSPKFVAACCEAGILGSIGAGYLNGAETKEFIQQVKALTDKRFCVNLFVQEEPRIDIGVLQDARVALQPFYEELGVSNTQRVVSTEVFDGQVQAVIDEDVKVCTFTFGLPNEKTISKLKAHGVYLIGTATTVEEAVAVENAGLDAVVIQGSEAGGHRGSFTDPIELIPTKQLLQDVRGKISINCIAAGGIMTAAHVKEMLEAGATAVQIGTALLTAHECEISNVHKKAVLESEQKATTLTKAFTGKYARGLKNEFTEKLKDSVVAPYPVQHYLTLAIRKESAKQNKPQYLSLWMGENSYLAKEASVREIVDELTPTD; encoded by the coding sequence ATGATACAAAATTTCGCTTTAAGAAAACCAGTGATTCAAGCACCGATGGCAGGAGTCACGTCACCCAAATTTGTTGCGGCATGTTGTGAAGCGGGCATATTAGGATCGATTGGAGCAGGCTATTTAAATGGGGCTGAAACAAAGGAATTCATTCAGCAAGTAAAAGCACTCACAGATAAACGATTTTGTGTAAACTTATTTGTGCAAGAAGAACCAAGAATTGATATTGGGGTACTGCAAGATGCGCGCGTTGCATTGCAACCATTTTATGAAGAGCTCGGGGTATCTAATACACAGCGCGTTGTTTCAACGGAAGTATTTGATGGGCAAGTACAGGCAGTTATCGATGAAGATGTGAAAGTTTGTACGTTTACATTCGGCCTTCCAAATGAAAAAACGATATCTAAACTAAAAGCACATGGTGTTTATTTAATTGGAACCGCCACGACTGTAGAGGAAGCGGTGGCAGTTGAAAATGCAGGCTTAGATGCAGTTGTAATTCAAGGTAGTGAAGCGGGAGGACATCGCGGCTCGTTTACAGATCCGATTGAACTGATTCCGACAAAACAATTGCTGCAAGATGTACGGGGGAAAATATCGATTAATTGTATCGCAGCAGGTGGGATTATGACGGCTGCGCATGTAAAAGAGATGCTGGAAGCTGGCGCAACGGCGGTTCAAATTGGCACAGCCTTATTAACGGCACATGAGTGTGAAATAAGCAATGTGCATAAAAAGGCGGTTTTGGAGTCGGAGCAAAAGGCAACTACTTTGACAAAAGCGTTTACTGGCAAATATGCGCGCGGCTTAAAAAATGAATTTACAGAAAAGCTAAAGGATTCGGTTGTCGCACCTTATCCAGTCCAGCATTATTTAACGCTAGCGATTCGCAAGGAAAGTGCTAAGCAAAATAAACCGCAATATTTATCGCTATGGATGGGTGAAAATAGTTATTTAGCGAAAGAGGCTTCCGTTCGAGAGATTGTTGATGAGTTAACCCCAACAGATTGA
- the efp gene encoding elongation factor P — translation MISVNDFRTGLTIIADGNLYRVLEFQHVKPGKGAAFVRSKLRNLRNGNVQEKTFRAGEKVEKAMIENRKMQYLYAQGDEHVFMDMESYDQTTLTEAQIEDELLYLLENMEIHIQTFQGEMLGLELPNTVVLEVAETEPGIKGDTASGGSKPAKMQTGLMVNVPFFVNQGDKLIINTEEGSYVSRA, via the coding sequence ATGATCTCAGTAAACGATTTCCGTACGGGTTTAACAATCATCGCTGATGGTAACTTATACCGCGTACTAGAATTCCAACACGTAAAACCAGGTAAAGGTGCTGCTTTCGTACGTTCAAAATTACGTAACCTACGCAACGGTAACGTGCAAGAAAAAACATTCCGCGCGGGTGAAAAAGTAGAAAAAGCGATGATCGAAAACCGCAAAATGCAATATTTATATGCACAAGGTGACGAACATGTATTCATGGACATGGAGTCTTATGATCAAACAACTTTAACTGAAGCACAAATTGAAGATGAGTTATTATACTTATTAGAAAACATGGAAATTCACATCCAAACTTTCCAAGGTGAAATGTTAGGTCTTGAATTACCAAACACAGTTGTTCTTGAAGTAGCTGAAACGGAGCCTGGTATTAAAGGTGATACAGCTTCAGGCGGTTCAAAACCAGCAAAAATGCAAACTGGTTTAATGGTAAACGTACCATTCTTCGTAAACCAAGGCGACAAATTAATTATTAACACAGAAGAAGGTTCATACGTTTCACGTGCTTAA
- a CDS encoding M24 family metallopeptidase: MKLAKLRQALLDHGVDALLITNEYNRRYMTGFTGTAGVAIVSQNDAVFITDFRYTEQAAAQITDFRIVQHKGTIFEEVGKQAALMGIKTLGFEKDALLYGLYEVYKVSVKADFVPLSGLIEKIRLIKTPEEINIIKVACEIADNAFTHILNFIKPGQTELDVSNELEFFMRKQGATSSSFDIIVASGLRSALPHGVATDKIIEQGDFVTLDFGAYYNGYISDITRTIAVGQPSDKLVEMYNVVLASQLLALEKVGPSMTGIEADAVARDYLKANGYGEAFGHSTGHGIGLEVHEGPGLSFRSETVLEPNMTVTIEPGVYLPGIGGVRIEDDILITKTGNEVLTHSTKQLIIL; the protein is encoded by the coding sequence ATGAAACTAGCAAAATTACGCCAAGCATTACTCGATCATGGTGTCGATGCACTATTAATTACAAATGAATATAACCGCCGTTACATGACAGGTTTTACAGGTACGGCTGGTGTTGCCATTGTTTCGCAGAATGATGCAGTATTTATTACCGATTTCCGCTATACAGAACAAGCGGCGGCGCAAATTACCGATTTCCGTATTGTTCAGCATAAAGGAACGATTTTTGAAGAAGTAGGTAAGCAAGCGGCATTAATGGGCATTAAAACGCTTGGATTTGAGAAAGATGCATTGCTTTATGGGTTGTATGAAGTGTATAAAGTGTCAGTAAAAGCGGATTTTGTTCCACTTTCAGGGTTAATTGAAAAAATTCGCTTGATTAAGACACCTGAAGAGATTAATATTATTAAGGTTGCATGTGAAATTGCAGATAATGCATTTACACATATATTAAACTTTATTAAGCCTGGTCAAACAGAGCTTGATGTTTCGAATGAATTAGAATTTTTCATGCGTAAACAAGGCGCGACAAGTTCTTCTTTTGATATTATCGTAGCAAGTGGTTTACGATCAGCGTTACCACACGGCGTCGCAACTGATAAAATTATCGAGCAAGGAGACTTTGTAACGCTTGATTTTGGTGCATACTATAACGGATACATTTCAGATATTACGCGCACAATTGCAGTAGGGCAACCTTCAGATAAATTAGTGGAGATGTACAATGTTGTATTAGCTTCTCAGTTATTAGCACTTGAAAAAGTAGGTCCAAGTATGACAGGTATTGAAGCGGATGCGGTCGCTCGTGACTATTTAAAAGCAAATGGTTACGGTGAAGCGTTTGGTCACTCAACAGGTCACGGGATTGGTTTAGAAGTGCATGAAGGACCTGGATTATCATTCCGGTCAGAAACGGTTTTAGAGCCGAATATGACGGTAACAATTGAGCCTGGTGTCTATTTACCTGGAATTGGTGGCGTTCGAATTGAGGACGATATTTTAATCACTAAAACGGGTAATGAAGTACTAACGCATTCGACAAAGCAATTAATCATTTTATAA
- the aroQ gene encoding type II 3-dehydroquinate dehydratase — MKLVILNGPNLNRLGKREPEIYGSETLADVQAKCEALAATFDATIDFHQSNHEGVLIDLLHDAADRGIDGIIFNPGAFTHTSIALRDAIASIDVPVIEVHISNIHAREAFRHESKLAAECIGQICGLGTFGYELAMRKFLQR; from the coding sequence ATGAAATTGGTAATATTGAATGGTCCAAATTTAAACCGATTAGGCAAGCGTGAACCAGAAATTTATGGCTCCGAGACATTAGCAGATGTGCAGGCGAAATGTGAAGCGTTAGCAGCAACTTTTGATGCGACAATTGATTTTCACCAATCGAATCATGAAGGCGTGCTCATTGACTTACTTCATGACGCGGCGGATCGCGGAATTGACGGCATAATTTTTAACCCAGGAGCATTTACACATACATCTATTGCGCTGCGCGATGCAATTGCGTCAATAGATGTGCCTGTAATTGAAGTACATATTTCCAATATTCATGCACGCGAAGCATTTCGTCATGAATCCAAATTAGCGGCAGAATGCATTGGTCAAATTTGTGGTCTTGGCACTTTTGGCTATGAGCTCGCAATGCGAAAGTTTTTACAGAGATAA
- a CDS encoding DNA helicase codes for MAILSTALLVTIYFVGSIKLLHLFHMIKWSPVKFMKKWEFIHPNMFERWLIFFIGVFVIVCIVYFLARTIIGKSPFAFSLIAGLLIAILLEFRILHLPMELNSIKKLSIPFIIIVIIGLRVLTETAQYYRLHLTENSKEM; via the coding sequence ATGGCAATTTTATCTACAGCGCTTTTAGTGACGATTTATTTTGTAGGGAGTATTAAACTGCTTCATTTATTCCATATGATTAAGTGGAGCCCGGTTAAGTTTATGAAAAAGTGGGAGTTTATTCATCCCAATATGTTTGAAAGATGGTTGATCTTTTTTATCGGTGTGTTTGTCATTGTATGTATCGTTTATTTTTTAGCACGAACAATTATCGGAAAATCCCCTTTTGCCTTTTCGCTCATTGCGGGGCTACTTATCGCGATTTTATTGGAGTTCCGAATTTTACATTTACCGATGGAGCTAAATTCGATTAAAAAGTTATCCATCCCTTTTATCATCATTGTCATTATCGGGTTACGCGTTCTAACAGAAACTGCCCAATACTATCGCTTACATTTGACGGAGAACTCGAAAGAAATGTAA
- a CDS encoding DUF1385 domain-containing protein, translated as MFAGQDHMVTAVRRNDDSIDYFHIKKEKKPIYQKLKKIPFVRGVVALIESASFGSRHLQFASDRYDVDPGEEHVEESEEPSKLMLILGVAVVGVLTFLFSKFVFTLVPMFMAELFKPWFPGKTVQILIESAFKLVLLLGYLQIIAMTPLIKRVFQYHGAEHKVINCHEAGMELTVENVQKQSRLHYRCGSSFILFTVFVGMFTYFLVPVDPLWVRLVSRILLIPVVLGISFEVLQATNAVRNVPVLRYLGYPGLWLQLLTTKEPKDDMVEVAIASFKKLHEIEKNPEIAATLAHD; from the coding sequence ATGTTCGCTGGGCAAGATCATATGGTGACAGCGGTTCGTCGTAATGATGACTCCATTGATTATTTCCATATTAAAAAAGAGAAAAAACCGATTTATCAAAAACTAAAAAAGATCCCTTTTGTACGTGGTGTCGTAGCGCTAATCGAATCGGCTAGTTTCGGTTCGCGTCATCTCCAATTTGCATCAGATCGCTATGATGTTGATCCAGGGGAGGAACACGTAGAAGAAAGCGAAGAGCCTTCTAAGTTAATGTTAATTTTAGGCGTTGCAGTTGTTGGTGTTTTAACATTTTTATTTAGTAAATTTGTTTTTACATTAGTGCCAATGTTTATGGCCGAATTATTTAAGCCTTGGTTCCCAGGGAAAACGGTCCAAATTTTAATCGAATCGGCTTTTAAACTTGTTTTATTACTCGGTTACTTACAGATTATTGCGATGACGCCTTTAATTAAACGCGTATTCCAATATCACGGCGCCGAACATAAAGTCATTAATTGTCACGAAGCAGGGATGGAATTAACGGTTGAAAACGTTCAAAAACAGTCTCGTTTACATTATCGCTGTGGCTCTAGTTTTATTTTATTTACCGTTTTTGTCGGCATGTTTACATATTTCCTTGTGCCAGTCGATCCTTTATGGGTACGTTTAGTTAGCCGTATTTTATTAATTCCAGTTGTTCTAGGTATTTCTTTTGAAGTATTGCAAGCAACGAATGCGGTACGTAATGTTCCAGTGCTCCGTTATTTAGGCTACCCTGGCTTATGGCTGCAATTATTAACAACAAAAGAGCCTAAAGATGATATGGTGGAAGTAGCAATTGCTTCATTTAAAAAGCTACACGAAATCGAAAAAAATCCAGAAATTGCTGCTACGTTAGCGCATGATTAA
- a CDS encoding DUF5412 family protein, which produces MNEISKLKKITSLVFGIIVLYGIFSLYQVLNPTLSSIQVNEKNEEGIYVSPDREKSITVYFNGGLIFHNDVTYVGVLEDFNSGLKKNIFLVMPSVREVRWINNQTIVVNGIEIAIDDTYDFRNK; this is translated from the coding sequence GTGAATGAAATAAGTAAGTTAAAAAAAATTACATCACTGGTTTTTGGAATCATTGTTTTGTATGGCATATTTTCTTTGTATCAAGTGTTAAACCCTACGTTAAGCAGTATTCAAGTGAATGAGAAAAATGAAGAAGGTATTTATGTTTCACCAGATAGGGAGAAAAGTATAACGGTTTATTTTAACGGAGGTCTAATTTTTCATAACGATGTAACCTATGTGGGTGTGTTAGAGGATTTTAACTCAGGATTGAAAAAGAATATTTTTCTGGTGATGCCAAGTGTTAGAGAGGTTCGATGGATAAATAATCAAACAATTGTTGTGAATGGTATAGAAATTGCTATTGATGATACCTATGACTTTAGGAATAAATAG
- a CDS encoding DUF4362 domain-containing protein, with amino-acid sequence MRTRTGFFILFFILLVSGCNSEHSAQDIYMYTDDSLPPYIENLEDIINTNGKLENKERFDEFFNSVQQGKDNRIRVVKYTIEGAPIISDYEFENEVISVTIDTRRDGYGQGNIVYTTCTSIIVNEDNEKTSYELEDCRPSIGDNIILTIE; translated from the coding sequence TTGAGAACGAGAACTGGATTTTTTATTTTATTCTTTATACTTTTAGTTTCTGGTTGTAATAGTGAACATTCAGCACAAGATATCTATATGTATACAGACGATAGCCTTCCTCCTTATATTGAAAATTTAGAAGATATAATAAATACAAATGGTAAGTTAGAAAATAAAGAGCGATTTGATGAATTTTTCAACAGTGTACAACAAGGAAAAGATAATCGTATCAGGGTGGTTAAATATACAATAGAAGGTGCTCCAATAATTTCTGACTATGAATTTGAAAATGAAGTAATAAGCGTAACAATTGATACAAGAAGAGATGGTTATGGTCAAGGTAACATAGTTTATACAACTTGTACTTCAATAATAGTGAATGAAGATAACGAAAAAACAAGCTACGAACTTGAGGATTGTAGACCATCAATAGGAGACAACATAATTTTAACCATTGAATAG
- a CDS encoding FMN-binding negative transcriptional regulator, with amino-acid sequence MYIPKYFEINDQDVIYDFIESYGFATLFSQHKGEPYATHLPLLLNKDENALYGHFARPNGQWKDAENQQVLVVIQGPHCYISPSWYETSKAVPTWNYVAIHLYGEMEIIEDPKVIFDSLNDSVNKYESPNSPYKLSEIDPSFIEGMSKGIVAFKINITKIEAKAKLSQNHSVERQKLVIEQLERTSDQDNLQIAALMKKNLEK; translated from the coding sequence TTGTATATACCAAAGTATTTTGAAATCAATGATCAAGATGTTATTTATGACTTTATTGAAAGCTACGGCTTCGCAACTTTATTTTCGCAGCATAAAGGGGAACCATATGCGACTCATCTTCCACTCCTATTAAATAAAGATGAAAATGCTTTATATGGTCATTTTGCACGGCCAAACGGACAATGGAAAGATGCAGAAAACCAACAAGTTCTTGTCGTTATTCAGGGTCCGCACTGTTATATTTCGCCTTCTTGGTACGAAACATCTAAAGCAGTACCTACTTGGAATTATGTAGCAATCCATTTATACGGCGAGATGGAAATAATCGAAGATCCAAAAGTGATTTTTGACTCTTTAAATGACTCCGTAAATAAATATGAAAGCCCTAATAGTCCATACAAATTGAGCGAAATCGACCCTAGTTTTATCGAGGGAATGAGCAAAGGAATTGTAGCATTCAAAATCAACATTACAAAAATTGAAGCAAAAGCGAAATTAAGTCAGAATCATTCAGTAGAACGACAGAAGTTAGTTATCGAACAGTTAGAAAGGACTTCCGATCAAGATAATCTACAAATAGCAGCACTTATGAAGAAAAATCTTGAGAAATAA
- a CDS encoding bleomycin resistance protein, translating to MKFNALIPELSVTDIERSKWFYTELLGFQLEYERTNDKFAFLSINNAQIMIEQINGHWETGLLEYPLGRGVNFQIIVEDIQPIVNRLNQHAISLFREPFISEYTTGETQIHEIEFLVQDPDGYLLRFSQEVHVK from the coding sequence ATGAAATTTAATGCGTTAATACCAGAGTTGTCAGTTACTGATATAGAACGATCTAAGTGGTTTTATACAGAGTTACTTGGGTTCCAGTTAGAATATGAGAGAACAAATGATAAATTTGCATTTCTCTCAATCAATAATGCCCAAATAATGATAGAACAAATTAATGGGCATTGGGAGACAGGCTTGTTAGAGTATCCTTTGGGAAGAGGTGTTAATTTCCAAATAATTGTTGAGGATATTCAACCGATTGTTAATAGACTAAATCAACATGCAATTTCCCTGTTTCGGGAGCCCTTTATTAGCGAATATACTACTGGTGAAACCCAAATTCATGAAATTGAATTTTTAGTTCAAGATCCAGATGGCTATTTACTGAGGTTTTCACAGGAAGTACATGTAAAATAA